A segment of the Colletotrichum destructivum chromosome 3, complete sequence genome:
TCACGTTGGGGACGAGGAAGGGCCGCATGCTCCAGAGGAAcgcgccgttgccggccggGAAGACGGTCGAGTAGCCGTACGTCTTGCGGGCGGAGAAGTCGGGGAAGCGGCGCCAGTAGGCCTCCATGGCGGACCAGAAGGTGGCGGACGAGatgttcttctcggccgtgtTGACGGACCAGGTCAGGCCGGCGAACTTGGTCTTGGGATACACTCTGACGGTCATGGACGTGACGACGCCCCAGGTggcacctccgccgccgcggacAGCCCAGAAGATGTCGCTGttggtcttgtcgtcggccgtGATGTGGCGGCCGTCGGGGGTGACGATGCTCACGCTCAGGATCGAGTCGGAcccgaggccggcgacggggctCAGAGGGGAGTGgcctccgccggcgaggtAGCCGCCAGTGACGCCGACACTGCGGCACTCGCCTCCGATGGCCGTGTAGCCCTCCCtgtcggcggcctcgtaCAGCTCCGAGACCtggatgccggcgccgagcttgAAGGCGGGGCCCTCGTAGCCGCCGGCGGACTTGTAGTTCTTGACGAACTTGACGCCCTTGAGGTTGTGCGTCCAGATGGACAAGgacccggcgccggtgtTTTTGCCTAGGAAGTCATGGCCGGTGttgcggacgacgaggcgaagGTTGAGAGTCCGGGCGAAGTTGACGGCGAGCTGGATCTGGGCGACGTTGGTGGCCTTGACCGAGTACAGGGGGAAGCCTCCAAGCTCGCAGGTGCCATTGTTGGCGGCGTTCTGAGGCTGGCAGGTCGCGCCCTGGTAGAGGGGGGACATGACCGAGGTCGGGTGCTCGTCGCTGATATATCCTGGATTAGTCTCGGCTGTCTTGGCTGCTGCTCACAAGATGAGAGGGGATGAGTTTGGGGCTGACTTACTGGGTGTCCGAGTTGCTCCAGTTGTCGAGGAGGTACTGGCACTTTTCTGCGTCGTAGTGCTCGCCCGCATAGCAAGCTGCGCCAAGGGGTACGGTCTTGatgagggcgccgccggtcaGGAGGTCAAAGACCTTCCAGACGACCTCGTTGGGGTACAGCGCGTCGCCGGGGAACGTCTTGCACTTGTTGTTGGGCtcggcgcgcttctcggccgcggcctggCTGTCGGCGAAGGCAAAGAGCGAGAtgttgtcgagctcgagctgcgTCAGGTTGGCCAGGACGGCGTCCGTCAGCTGGACAGCCTGCTCGGGGATGTCGGCCTCGGGAaactcctcggcggcgggggcaACGGTCGCCTCGGTGGCAGCTTTGATATGGTCAGCATGTATGAGGCGTGCGGCGTGAATAGTTGAGCCCGACTGTTCGGGATAAGTGAGGTTCTAAATTACCAACTGTCtcgccatcgacgatgaTATGTTGAGCACCAACGAAGTTGACCAGCGGcatggccgccgcggcgaacAAAAGAGCTCTTCCGACGGAAGGCATCTTGACAAGATGGGGAAGCCGGCTTGTCGAAGAGGATTTAGGGATCCTTGCAAGTTGGATGCAAGAGGGAtgaagagaggagaagggaagagaagacCTCACGAGAAAATCCCATGTTCCTCATCTGAGAATATATACGGTAGTCGACGCATCCATGATCACCAACGATATCGGACTATTCACTCCCTCTGCTTTCCAGACCCTCCCCACACACGTGGCTACTTGCAAGCTATTGGCTATTAGCCGCATGATTCCTCTGCCCAGGTTGCCGGGATCCATGTTATCGCCACGAGGGACATGGAGTTGGCTGCCCAAAGTGATGGTTTATATCCGCAAGCAAAATGAGGACCCCATCGCCAGGAGCACTGTCCGAGAGGGATTCCCGGGACTAGGGCGGGCAACGTAGGATATGATGCATCGGCCAGGAGGGGGTTTTTCACTTCTTTAGCCGGCATAGAGGATTCTTCATCCCCCTTGCCGCCTCGCCATAGCCTAGCAGGGGACCCTTTCGCACCAAAGGACTTGGCGGAGCAGGGTTCGATGGGGGAAATTAATCACTTGGATCCCGTCGCCCCCAACGAGTTCCTGGCGAAACCGCCCTTTCCGTCGACGCACAGCGGCAGTTGTTCGTGGGCTCAAAAGCCGTGCCGCTGAGGATGTGCCTTATTTTGCGGAGGTCCCCCTTTCTTTCAACGTCTTCTGGCCCATAATTGCAGGCTCGGGACTCTGATGCCAACCTCTGAAGCTTTCCAGCCATCATTTCATCTTTGCAGGGCCGGTCTTCAGTTTATCAACTGTgctgtactctgtacataTACATATACAGAGATACAGCGATTGGAGATTACCCTCAGTCGGTCTCCAAGGGCATTGGCTGAATTTGACCGCCCCCCTCGGAACACACTCCTGCACCCTCTCAGGGGCTGGTATATCCCCATGCCACTTGCCAAGCCGCTCATGCTGCCATGCCGGCCGAGGGAACTCCACGGGCATGGAAGCGAGGTATTTCTGGGGCCTGTTATCGTTCCAGAATCCAGATGCGCCCTCGAAGTCAAACTCACGGACTGAGAGCCCCCGTTGATACCAAGGCTCGGGATGTACCCGAGAGCAACAAGTAATCGACAGCAAACCGTGCCACTTCTGATAACGGTTCAAGTTTGCTGTGTACTTCTTGTTCTTTGATCGAGGCTTCAATCCGGGACCTTCGGACTATCACCTGATCGGCTGGACGGTCTGCGTTGTCCCTCCAAGCAATTGAGCGAGTGGCATCTCGGAGGATTTCTACGCCACCAGTCTGCTTCTCGAACGGGACGCGCCACGGCTGCTAGTTGAGCGCGGCATAGCCAGGATTTTCTTCCTTGCTTTTTCTGCCATCTACACTACGAAGAACCCCCCTCAAGCCTTGAACTCTGTTGGTTTGTTCGGTTGGCCATTTTGTCATCTTAGACTACTTTGGGTAGCTTTCTGAACCCTGCCGCTGCATATTACGTAGCGTTCGGGTGCCGCCAGACAGGTCTCCTGCTTGGAGGATCCCAGATAGACTGTGACTGTTCTGGGGTAAGGGAAGGGATTCGTCCAGTCGTCACGCGAGGGCGAGAACGGATCGACGGAGAGCAGCCGCCCTCTGATCAGAGACTATGCCTCCAGGGAAggcgtccgccgccggccagcccAAAACCTTGTTTGCTCAGCTCGTGTGACAAGCTTCCTACCGTGTCTCGGATTTGTAGTCGTTGGCTCAGGCTGCGGGTTCGTGTATTATGGAAGAGGGTCTACTCGTGTTCCTGGTGGCCTTGATACGCTCGAAACCTGGAATGTTTGGGCAGCGAGCATCACAGTTGGCAGACCTTAAAGTATGTTGGGTTTGCCCCATCATCCTTTCCAAAGTCCGGTTGCTTTCTCTCGACTCTCGACTCTCTCCATGGCCGCTAGTGACAACTAGTTCCAGCCTTTCGAGTTTGCGTAAAACCCCATCAGCGGCCATAAACTCTGTCGCCTGAGGAGCTCTGGCTTTCCTGTGTCGATTGTCCCCGTCATGCTGCTCGATCTACTTGCACGAGAACGCCCGCCGCACCCGGATGTGCTGACGATCCCAACACCTCCACTCCAACAAAccgccctcttcatcgtcttcttctttccagCCCTATCCGTCTTTACCTTTGGGCTGCGGGCCTATGGCAGGCTGAGTACCCGCCAATGGGGCCTAGGTGCGTGGGAGTCACGGTCGAGACCAGGTCGATCTTTGATACTTATTGACCACGGGATAGATGACTGGCTATGCGGCCTGGCTGTGGTAGGGAATCCTTCGTCGTGTATTTACTCGAAAGTTTGTCGTCCTGAGACCCAACTGACAGATCCATCAGCTTTTCGCCGTCTTGATGACACCGCCCTTCTTTATGTGTTAGTGAAAAACCACTTGACACAAGATTCCGAAACTCAGGACTGACGAGATAACGGGTAGTCATCAAACTGGGCTACTTTGGATGGAGAGCCGTCGACGTCCCCAAAGACCATGACATGAAGGCGGGTTTGTGGTGGAACTTCCTGGTGCAGATGTTCTACAACCCAGTCCTGGCCCTCGTCAAGGCCTCGGTCCTGGTGTTTCTGCTGCGCCTGGGCGGACAGAAGCAAGGGGCCCGGCTCGCTATCCACGGACTCAACGTCTTCAACGCGTgccacgccgtcgccatcttcttcgccgcgcTGTTCCAGTGCCTCCCGATCGAGGCCAACTGGGACTTCTCCCTACGGGCTGAACCGGAGACCAAGTGCATCAGTAACTCGTTCCACGTCATCGCGTCGTGTCTGACCATCTTCTCGGATATCCTGGTCCTCGCCTTGCCCTTTTGGATCTTCTTGGGCCTCAGGATGCCCATGGCTGCGAAGATGGCCGTCATCGGGGTCTTCTTGATGGGTATCGTGTGAGTAGTGCCCCTTGTGGCCACTTGACGATGGATACGAGCTCACAAAATACCGACGTTTAGCGTTACCGTCGTTGCAGTCATTCGCGTCGTTCAGATCTACAAACTCTTCTTTGTCCAGCCGCCACCGGGGACCGACAACTACCACGACATCGGCTTGACAACCTCGACCATCGAGGTCAACCTGGCCATCTTTTCCGCCTGCGTGCCGGCGCTGCGGCCTCTCTTCCGCCGGTGGATGCCGAAGCTgtttggcggcggcacgACCAACAAGCAGAGCGCCAGGACGGGCTACTACGATAACTACGCGACGGGGTCTCGACGAAAACACGCGGGCAccaagggcgaggacgacatcaCCCTCAGGGAGATGAGGTCAAAGGGACATCGCGCCGAGATCCGGAGCGTCTCGCCCACGGGctccgaggaggagatcatGACGTACAACGGCATTGTGAGGACGACGAACGTCAAGGTCCACTACGAGTCTCACGGCAGCGTCGATGGTTCGCGGTCGTCTACCGATTTCAAGAGCAGCGAAGTCCCTGCCAAGGGGCTGGCATTTTAGCCACCGACGGTCGTTCTTTGTTTTCATCCGGGGGAGTTTTCCACTTCGAAATGAGTTTGCCCTTGGGGTTGTCGATGTGGCTTTCACCGTGTAATCACGAGGCTCGGGGCGGCCCAATGGCATATGTTGATACCATTTCATGCGACTCTTCTTCATGCTTGTTGCTCACCACTTTGGGCTCCTGACTGGAATCGGCTCAACTCGCTATTCCAGCAAGGCACATTTCGCGAGTCCCTCAAGTCCCAATTTCGATCAGGCTCGCTCAAAAGACCTCATTCTGTTCGCCAACACTGGGTGCGTTATGATAAACGGGGCCTGACTCCACGCAGTCCCGAGCACACAACCTTAATTCCCGGTCGCAGCATCCCTGAGCCGACCCTCGGGTTCTATTATTTCGAAACTCAAGTATATGATGCGACCTTGGCGTCGGTATCTTTGAACCTTCGGTGGGGAGACTGCTTGCAGGGTCTACGCGTTGCGATTCCCCATCGTTTGCGGAATGCTCCGCTAGCTGTGTGATATCAGTCAGTTTCTCCAGCCAACTAACACTCTTCGTGAAGAGtatgatgatggatggacTCACTGTTATGGCCTGGGACTGTTGGAGCCGGTTGACTCTCAAAAACCCAGCAGCATCTATCGTTGTCAGTCCCGAGGATAGGGAATTCAAGCCACTGATCATTGCCTTAACCTGAAGCGTGTTGCTGGATGACCGGTCAAATCTCTCTACCTTCCTAGAGCAGCGCGATTTTCCTTTTCCCTTGAAGCCAGTCAATCGGGGTTCGGCCACAACCCGCGCATCCAATCCAACAAAAGCGTGAAGGGGCATGGAGATTCCGCAAGTGAGCCTCTTTCGGGAAGTGATTGACACTGCCCGGGGAAAGGACCCTTGTTCTGCGTCGGC
Coding sequences within it:
- a CDS encoding Putative berberine/berberine, FAD-binding domain, PCMH-type, FAD-binding, type PCMH, subdomain 2, producing the protein MPSVGRALLFAAAAMPLVNFVGAQHIIVDGETVAATEATVAPAAEEFPEADIPEQAVQLTDAVLANLTQLELDNISLFAFADSQAAAEKRAEPNNKCKTFPGDALYPNEVVWKVFDLLTGGALIKTVPLGAACYAGEHYDAEKCQYLLDNWSNSDTHDEHPTSVMSPLYQGATCQPQNAANNGTCELGGFPLYSVKATNVAQIQLAVNFARTLNLRLVVRNTGHDFLGKNTGAGSLSIWTHNLKGVKFVKNYKSAGGYEGPAFKLGAGIQVSELYEAADREGYTAIGGECRSVGVTGGYLAGGGHSPLSPVAGLGSDSILSVSIVTPDGRHITADDKTNSDIFWAVRGGGGATWGVVTSMTVRVYPKTKFAGLTWSVNTAEKNISSATFWSAMEAYWRRFPDFSARKTYGYSTVFPAGNGAFLWSMRPFLVPNVTLTEFKALVEPLFAEWAALGFAVEPEYFEHDKFYATWKNHFPLESVGTAEVRTANRLIPRANWEDPALLDETIATLKGIVNDGSALIQYNINAAAPADATPSAANPAWRDALMFAIIGGGWSPTATRDELKAVNLRITQDWMGRLRAITPGGGGYGNEGDVMEPDFGQAFFGSNYARLYALKKKIDPWGVFYAPTAVGSEDWYIARQEDWLTLQTDRLCRK